The genomic interval GTGCATCGTCTGGTGCGCATCAGCCCGTTCGATTCGCAGTCGCGCCGTCACACATCGTTTGTTGCGGCGGATGTTACGCCGGAGATTGATGATGATATCGATATTGAAATTGTGGAATCCGATCTGCGTATTGATACCTACCGGGCGCAGGGTGCCGGCGGGCAGCATGTGAATACAACGGATTCGGCGGTGCGGATTGTGCATCTGCCGACCGGCGTGGTGGTGCAGTGTCAGGCGGAACGGTCGCAGCATAAAAATAAAGCCGCGGCGATGAAGATGCTGAAAGCGCGTCTTTATGAACGGGAACAGGACCTGAAACGTCAGGCCGTGGATCAGCTTTATGGCGATAAAGGCGAGATTGCCTGGGGTTCGCAGATCCGGTCGTATGTGATGCAGCCATACACGATGGTGAAAGACCATCGCACCGATGTGCAGGTGGGGAATGTGCAGGGTGTGCTCGACGGAAATATTGATCCTTTTATTGAAGCCTATTTGAAAAAGAACCGGTAAGCCGTTTACTTAGGAGTGTTGTGATGATCAGAAAAACAGTTATTGCTGTGATGTTCGTATGTTTTGGTCTGACGGCCTTTGCTGAAAAAGACCTTCCCGAGATCAAAGTGAGAGATCTGGAGCTGGAAGGGCTGATGGTCAAAAACGGACCGCTGTCGTTGATTGCGACCTTTGATGTAAGAAAAGAGGCCATCGTTGATGATCTTGTATTTGATTTTTATCTGTGGCTTGAGCCCCGCAATGATGATTATCCTGCCCAGTATTTCCATTGCCGAACGGTGCACCGCTTTCTAGAGGAGCAAAGCAATTATATCAGTGCAGTTGAGCTGAATGCAATGGCACTGAAAATCATCAGTCCACGCAGGAGTAAATATGCGCTGGTCGTCAGTTATAAAGGCGAAGAGGTGGCTGTTGAAAATTCCGAAAACGAAAAGCGTTGGTGGGAAGAGCCTTCGATGGGGACTCCTATTGAAAACATGTTGAGTCGCAGTTCAACGGCACCCATTGTCCGGATATGGGAGAGCGCAGGAAATCAGTAGTATGAATATTCTCGAACAGATCTGTGCGGATAAGCGTATTGAGATTGAAGAGCGGAAAAAGGTTCAGCCTTTGGAAGAACTGCAGGCAAAACTTTCTGCGCTTGGCAACTGTCCGGATTTTACAGCGTCGTTGCGGTCAATGCCGATGGGGCTGATTGCGGAAGTAAAGCGTAAATCGCCTTCGGCGGGGCTGATTCGCGAACCGTTCAGTCCATCTGAAATTGCAAAAGGGTATGAAGTGAACGGGGCGAGTGCGGTTTCGTGCCTGATGGATCATAAATATTTCGGCGGCGGAGACTCGGATTTTTCCGAGGTCCGGAATGCGATTGAACTTCCGATGCTCTATAAAGAGTTCGTAGTGGATTCCTGGCAGATTACGCATGCCCGAGCCATGGGGGCGTCGGCTGTGCTGCTGATTGTCGGGGCGTTGAACGACGCCGAGTTGAGGGGTTTCATCGGAGAGATCCGCACACTGGGACTTCAGCCGCTGGTGGAGGTGCATGATCGCGAGGAAATGCTGCGTGCGATTGATGCGGGGGCCGACTGTATCGGGATCAATAACCGGAATCTCAAGACCTTTGTGACTACGTTGGAGACGACCTTTGAGCTGGCGGCGATGGCCCCGGAAGGCTGTACGCTGGTGAGCGAGAGTGGCATCAAAACACCGGAAGATGTGGTTGAGCTGAAGGCGGCCGGGGCGCATGCCATTCTGGTGGGCGAAAGTCTCCTGCGCGCAGCGGATCCGGGGAAAGCCGCGGCGGACCTGCTGAGCCTGATTTAGTTTCTTTTTTCTTTTTTATATCTGCCTTTGATTGCAGGATTTCCAATTACGGAACGAAGGATTGGAATCGTGAAGGCAGACCGGATACTCACTCTCGATATTGGTACGGACGGCATTCGTATGGCCGTGGTGGCCGATGGGGCAACGGGTTCGCCGCGTATACTGGATTCCGGGTTCGCCGCTTTTGATGCATCGTTGTCGCTGCCCAGAGAGGCCGTTACGGCAATAACGCTGAAACAATTGCTGGATGAAAAGAAGCCGGCGGTTAAAAACGCGGTACTTTCGGTTGAGGGACAGGCGGTTTTTTCGCGGCTGGTGAAACTTCCGAAGGTTGGAGCAGAGCGGGTACAACAGACGATTCGGCATGAGGCGGTGCAGAACATACCGTTTCCGATTGATGAGGTTGTGTGGGATGCGCATGTGGTCGGTCCGGATCCGGACGAACCGGAAGTGCTGCTGGTGGCTGTGAAGTCGGATCTGGTTGACGGTCTGGTGCATGCTGTGAAGGCGAACGGACTTTCTATTGAGCGGATAACTGCGGCACCGGTTGCGCTGGCGAATCTGGCTTATGTATTCTGCAGAGCATCCGAGGGGGTGTTGCTGGTCGATGCGGAAGAAGAGTCCACCAATCTGATTTTTGTTGATGACCGGCGTGTATTTTTTCGGTCACTGCCGATTCCGGAATCCGATGAAGTGCGCAGGCAGCAGGAGATAGAACGCTCTATTTCATTTTATACCGGCCAGCAGGGCGGTCGGGTGCCGGCACAGATTGTTGAAGGGATTCCGGGAATCGACAGGGGTTTTGCTGTATGCGTCGGGCTGGCCTGTGCCCCCGTGGTCGGGATTGAGCTGGTACCGGCGGCTTTGGCGAATGAACGCGGGCTGAGACAGCGTTTTCCACTGTGGCTGGCGTCGGCGGTAGTGCTGATGCTGATTCTCGGGGTATGGATTTTTGCGTTGGGACGGCGTGCTGATCAGATCCGTCTGGACGCGGAATCAATGGCAGCGACAGTTTCCGGTCTACAGAATTTTGAACGGCAGCTTAAGCCTATGGAAGCGGAGATTGACGTTTTGCGAGAACAGGCGGCCGAATACCGGCGTGTGGCCGAGTCGCGAACGCAATGGATTGAAATGCTGGCGGAGATGAACCGGCTGCTGCCTGAGGGGATGTTTCTGAGGGAGAGTGAACCGATTGAAGGCGGCATGCGGATTTCGGTGGTGAGTTATCTGGATAAAGAGACACCCGGGCAGGATTCGGTCAAACTGTTGCGGGATGCTTTGCGGGCGAGTCCGTTGTTCGGTGCAGAGACAAAGGTGCAAAGCCGTCCGTCGAAAAAGGAATTTGCACGTGGTTTTGTGCTGGATGTCTATTTTGAGGGGGACCGGTCGTGAGTCTGCGGACAAATAAACTGTTGATGACCGTCGGGGGAATCTGTTGTGTGATTCTAGTGGTGGAAGTTGTGCTGCTGGTGATACAGGGTGTTCGGTTGTCCGCAGCACGGAAGGGTTATGCAGCGCTTTGCAGAAGCCGTGAACGGCTGGTACAGCGTGATCCTTATCCTTCGGCCGGGAATGTGAGGCGGGTTGAAGAGCATCTGGATGATCTTT from Verrucomicrobia bacterium S94 carries:
- the trpC gene encoding indole-3-glycerol phosphate synthase TrpC — its product is MNILEQICADKRIEIEERKKVQPLEELQAKLSALGNCPDFTASLRSMPMGLIAEVKRKSPSAGLIREPFSPSEIAKGYEVNGASAVSCLMDHKYFGGGDSDFSEVRNAIELPMLYKEFVVDSWQITHARAMGASAVLLIVGALNDAELRGFIGEIRTLGLQPLVEVHDREEMLRAIDAGADCIGINNRNLKTFVTTLETTFELAAMAPEGCTLVSESGIKTPEDVVELKAAGAHAILVGESLLRAADPGKAAADLLSLI